A window of the Deinococcus gobiensis I-0 genome harbors these coding sequences:
- a CDS encoding SDR family oxidoreductase, whose amino-acid sequence MRVFVTGASGFIGSAVVPELLTAGHEVVGLARSDTAAAALEGAGAQVQRGSLDDPDSLRAGAAASDGVIHLAFKHDFSDFAGALRSDQGAIAALGEGLAGTGRPLVIASGILGAAPGQVVTEQDVADPAVNPRAGSAAQTLALAGQGVRPSVVRLSPTVHDLGDPGFIRTLVEVARRRGASAYIGDGQNRWPAVHRQDAARLFRLALEAAPAGAVLHGVAEEGIATRDIAQAIGRHLGLPVVSVAPEDAPAHFGWLGHFFSVDAPASNRWTRETLAWEPTHRPLMDDLERGDYFRP is encoded by the coding sequence ATGCGCGTCTTCGTCACGGGTGCATCCGGATTCATCGGTTCCGCCGTCGTCCCCGAGCTTCTCACCGCCGGGCATGAGGTCGTGGGCCTCGCCCGCTCGGACACGGCCGCCGCCGCGCTGGAAGGGGCCGGGGCGCAGGTCCAGCGCGGCTCGCTGGACGACCCGGACAGCCTGCGCGCGGGGGCGGCCGCCTCCGACGGGGTCATCCACCTCGCCTTCAAGCACGATTTTTCGGACTTCGCGGGCGCGCTGCGCAGCGACCAGGGGGCCATCGCGGCGCTCGGTGAGGGCCTGGCGGGTACGGGGCGGCCGCTGGTCATCGCCTCGGGCATCCTGGGGGCCGCGCCGGGCCAGGTCGTGACCGAACAGGATGTGGCCGACCCGGCCGTCAACCCGCGCGCCGGGTCGGCCGCCCAGACGCTGGCGCTGGCCGGGCAGGGGGTGCGTCCCTCGGTGGTGCGGCTCTCGCCCACGGTGCACGACCTGGGCGACCCCGGCTTCATCCGCACGCTGGTCGAGGTGGCGCGGCGTCGGGGGGCCTCGGCCTACATCGGGGACGGACAGAACCGCTGGCCGGCCGTGCACCGTCAGGACGCCGCGCGGCTGTTCCGGCTCGCGCTGGAGGCGGCCCCGGCGGGCGCGGTGCTGCACGGGGTGGCCGAGGAGGGCATAGCCACCCGCGACATCGCCCAGGCCATCGGCCGGCACCTGGGCCTGCCGGTGGTGTCGGTGGCCCCCGAGGACGCGCCGGCCCACTTCGGCTGGCTCGGCCACTTCTTCAGCGTGGACGCGCCCGCCTCCAACCGGTGGACCCGCGAGACGCTGGCCTGGGAGCCCACCCACCGCCCGCTGATGGACGACCTGGAGCGCGGCGACTACTTCCGGCCCTGA
- a CDS encoding TetR family transcriptional regulator — MARWTPDARSRLAKAALALYIERGFEQTTVAEIAGRAGLTERTFFRHFADKREVLFGGSAVLEAGLVAAVAEVPDGSPLEMMVAALETAGSFFVDDRRAWAGQRQGVIEANTSLMERELIKLRALGGALTGALVRRGVPESAAALATQVGLVVFWQAFGRWCRADHPADWGVTVRQVHAEVRAVVGAAPD, encoded by the coding sequence ATGGCCCGCTGGACCCCCGATGCCCGCAGCCGTCTGGCCAAGGCCGCGCTGGCGCTGTATATCGAGCGCGGCTTCGAACAGACCACCGTCGCCGAGATCGCCGGGCGCGCGGGGCTGACCGAACGCACCTTCTTCCGGCACTTCGCGGACAAGCGCGAGGTCCTGTTCGGCGGGTCGGCGGTGCTGGAGGCGGGTCTGGTCGCGGCGGTCGCCGAGGTGCCGGACGGCTCGCCCCTGGAAATGATGGTGGCCGCGCTGGAGACGGCCGGCAGCTTCTTCGTGGACGACCGCCGCGCCTGGGCGGGCCAGCGTCAGGGGGTCATCGAGGCGAACACCTCGTTGATGGAGCGCGAACTGATCAAGCTACGCGCCCTGGGGGGGGCACTGACCGGCGCGCTGGTCCGGCGCGGCGTCCCGGAGTCGGCAGCGGCCCTGGCGACCCAGGTCGGGCTCGTCGTGTTCTGGCAGGCCTTCGGGCGCTGGTGCCGCGCCGACCATCCGGCCGACTGGGGAGTGACGGTGCGGCAGGTCCATGCCGAAGTGCGGGCGGTGGTGGGCGCCGCGCCCGACTGA
- a CDS encoding glycosyl hydrolase family 18 protein: protein MSRLVMSRSVLLTLALVLAACDGQAPPAAQTGTPTAASLGAQAVSGPTATFDATSQWDTGFSGRITLSNPGTAAIQGWTLKFKFNGNAAAGSSVWGAGGGISKDSSGLYTVTPNTWGGATIPAGGSVVVNYDGSGTLSGVNTCTLNGTACSGTTTPPSGGDTTAPTVTLSASPATVTAAGNVSLSATASDNVGVSKVEFYQGTRLLGTDMGAPYTWSDAVTASDNGSRAYSAKAYDAAGNAVTAAASVTVNIGGTTPPPSTSGFKRVAYFSQWGIYGRNYQVKNIDTSGTAATLTHINYAFGNVYNEGGTYRCNIVTRAESGNGDGGDAFADYGKSFDAATSVDGVADKWDQPLKGNFNQLKKLKAKYPGLKVLISLGGWTWSRNFSAAASTDASRRALVASCLDVYIKGNLPVSDGAGGAGAAAGVFDGIDIDWEYPGGGGLPTNGVSAQDKQNFTLLLQEFRRQLDALRSGLLLTIAAPGGPDKIANQDPAGYRSAVDWVNIMTYDFRGAWDATGPTNFHSNLYASPQDPGTGVTRTYSVDTAVTAFLNAGMPASKLVVGIPFYGRGWKGVPATNNGLYQSATGAASGTYEAGYEDFKVLKNAPGTVYRDATTKQMWKYDGSTFWSYDDPEVIATKMAYIKQKGLGGAMAWSLDGDDAQGTLAKAIAAGLK from the coding sequence ATGTCCAGACTCGTGATGTCCCGTTCGGTTCTGCTCACCCTCGCCCTGGTGCTGGCCGCCTGCGACGGGCAGGCTCCCCCCGCCGCACAGACCGGCACGCCGACCGCCGCGTCGCTGGGGGCGCAGGCGGTGAGCGGCCCCACCGCGACCTTCGACGCCACCAGCCAGTGGGACACCGGCTTTTCCGGCCGCATCACCCTAAGCAACCCCGGCACGGCGGCGATCCAGGGCTGGACGCTGAAGTTCAAATTCAACGGCAATGCGGCGGCGGGTAGTAGCGTCTGGGGGGCGGGGGGTGGCATCAGCAAGGACAGCAGCGGCCTCTACACCGTCACTCCCAACACCTGGGGCGGCGCGACCATTCCCGCCGGGGGCAGCGTCGTCGTCAACTACGACGGCAGCGGCACCCTCAGCGGCGTGAACACCTGTACCCTCAACGGCACGGCGTGCAGCGGCACCACCACGCCCCCCAGCGGCGGTGACACCACAGCGCCCACCGTGACCCTGAGTGCCAGCCCGGCGACCGTGACGGCAGCGGGCAACGTGAGCCTGAGCGCGACGGCGAGCGACAACGTGGGTGTGAGCAAGGTGGAGTTCTACCAGGGCACGCGCCTGCTGGGGACCGATATGGGCGCGCCGTACACCTGGAGCGACGCCGTGACCGCCAGCGACAATGGCAGCCGCGCCTACTCGGCCAAGGCGTACGACGCGGCGGGCAACGCGGTGACGGCGGCGGCCAGCGTCACGGTGAACATCGGCGGTACCACCCCGCCCCCCAGCACCTCGGGTTTCAAGCGGGTGGCGTACTTCTCGCAGTGGGGCATCTACGGGCGCAACTATCAGGTCAAGAACATCGACACGAGCGGCACGGCGGCGACCCTCACCCACATCAACTACGCCTTCGGCAACGTGTACAACGAGGGCGGCACCTACCGCTGCAACATCGTGACCCGCGCCGAGAGCGGCAACGGGGACGGCGGCGACGCTTTTGCCGACTACGGCAAGTCCTTCGACGCGGCGACCAGCGTGGACGGCGTGGCCGACAAGTGGGACCAGCCCCTGAAGGGCAACTTCAACCAGCTCAAGAAGCTCAAGGCCAAGTATCCGGGCCTCAAGGTCCTGATCTCGCTGGGCGGCTGGACCTGGAGCCGGAATTTCAGCGCGGCGGCCAGCACCGACGCTTCGCGCAGGGCCCTGGTCGCCTCCTGCCTCGACGTGTACATCAAGGGCAACCTGCCGGTCAGCGACGGCGCGGGCGGGGCAGGCGCGGCGGCGGGCGTGTTCGACGGCATCGACATCGACTGGGAATACCCGGGCGGCGGCGGCCTGCCGACCAACGGCGTGAGCGCGCAGGACAAGCAGAACTTCACCCTCCTGCTGCAAGAATTCCGGCGCCAGCTCGACGCCCTGCGCTCCGGCCTCCTGTTGACCATCGCCGCGCCGGGCGGTCCCGACAAGATCGCCAACCAGGACCCGGCCGGGTACAGGTCGGCGGTGGACTGGGTCAACATCATGACCTACGACTTCCGGGGCGCCTGGGACGCGACCGGGCCGACCAATTTCCACTCGAACCTCTACGCCAGCCCGCAGGACCCCGGCACCGGCGTGACCCGCACCTACTCGGTGGACACGGCCGTCACCGCCTTCCTGAACGCCGGGATGCCCGCGAGCAAGCTGGTGGTCGGCATTCCCTTCTACGGGCGTGGCTGGAAGGGCGTGCCGGCGACCAATAACGGCCTGTACCAGTCGGCGACCGGCGCGGCCAGCGGCACCTACGAGGCCGGCTACGAGGACTTCAAGGTGCTCAAGAATGCCCCCGGCACCGTGTACCGCGACGCGACCACCAAGCAGATGTGGAAGTACGACGGCAGCACTTTCTGGAGCTACGACGACCCCGAGGTCATCGCCACGAAGATGGCCTACATCAAGCAGAAGGGCCTGGGCGGCGCGATGGCCTGGTCGCTCGACGGCGACGACGCGCAGGGCACGCTGGCGAAGGCCATCGCGGCAGGGCTGAAGTAG